Below is a genomic region from Candidatus Reconcilbacillus cellulovorans.
TATTCTAGGCCGGACTTTTTCGCCTTCATACGCGTATTTCTCAGGTCTCACCATTTAGAAGGTCGGCCGAAACCCCTCGCAGCTGACACGCACCCGCGATTCGCCGAACACGCTCACCAACTGCGCGGCCACACCCCGCCAGGCGTCCGGCGAATACCAGTCTGCCAACCCAAGCCGCTCGTATACCGCCCGGACGCCCAGCCGCTCCGTCCTCCGCCCGCCGCTGCCGTCGCCCATCCAATAATCGTCGATCACCACGCGGTCGGTCACCCGCGCCAGAAGCGACGCGAAACGCTCCGTGCACGGCAACACCGGCGCCACCGCCGCCTGCGTCGGCACCCCCGCGGCGCGAAGCCGGGCGAGCGCCCCCAGGCGCGCGGCGATCGGCGGCGAAGCAGGCGCGAACGCGCGGCGGACGTCGTCGCGGTCGGTCTCGACCGTCACACTGACCAAAACTTCCGTCCCTGCTTCCCGCAATCCGCGGAACAAATCAACGTCCCGCACGACGAGCGGACTGCGCGTCTGCACGAACAGCACGTCGGGCGGCTCCTCCAGCATCGCCGCCAGCAAGCAGCGCGTGACGCGCTCACGGAATTCCGCCGGCTGATACGGATCGGTCGCCGAAGACATAAAAATCGTCACCGGTCCCTTCCGCTTCGCCGCGCGCAGTTCCCGGACGAGCAGCGCCGCCGCCCCTTCCTTGATCTCGAGCCATGCGCCCCACGGCCGGCCGCGAAACAAAGCCACCGGCATCCGG
It encodes:
- a CDS encoding radical SAM protein translates to MLQPATGFLRGYTHTLNPYVGCAFGCAYCYVRRMPVALFRGRPWGAWLEIKEGAAALLVRELRAAKRKGPVTIFMSSATDPYQPAEFRERVTRCLLAAMLEEPPDVLFVQTRSPLVVRDVDLFRGLREAGTEVLVSVTVETDRDDVRRAFAPASPPIAARLGALARLRAAGVPTQAAVAPVLPCTERFASLLARVTDRVVIDDYWMGDGSGGRRTERLGVRAVYERLGLADWYSPDAWRGVAAQLVSVFGESRVRVSCEGFRPTF